A part of Sebastes fasciatus isolate fSebFas1 chromosome 10, fSebFas1.pri, whole genome shotgun sequence genomic DNA contains:
- the sesn4 gene encoding sestrin-3 → MIICTNKMEYPLRTQYQRVHKQVMVNGEKERVSLLFMKALVSRGSVDAVSQQMASHPQYLESFLRTQHYILHMDGPLPLPYRHYIAIMAAARHHCNYLVYLHSAQFLRVGGDPLWLQGLEAAPPRLRLLDHINKVLAHQPWLTACSHIQTLLKSGEQCWSLAELVQAVVILAHCHSLCSFVFGCDTDSDFVPLSKSPNGTPPTFCPFDAANGNTNVPQSLATPSEHIARRRSLDSSCDMVCLKERIQKSQEEREKKEERLLQTQTLQQTDMEEEEEMMCFTDPTHFITDPDLCYQEFARREEDHFQVFRVQDYSWEDHGFSLVNRLYSDIGHLLDDRFRSVTTLPSMHSPDLKRAIWNYIHCVLGIRYDDYDYGEVNQLLERDLRLYIKSVACFPDATKTPVCPLSLAPLKTSERIHVNLLIMEARLQAELLYALRAITQYMIA, encoded by the exons GTGATGGTGAACGGTGAGAAGGAGCGAGTGTCGCTGCTGTTCATGAAGGCTCTGGTCAGCAGGGGGAGCGTGGACGCCGTGTCCCAGCAGATGGCCTCTCACCCTCAGTACTTGGAGAGCTTCCTGCGTACACAGCACTACATCCTGCACATGGACGGCCCCCTGCCACTGCCGTACCGCCATTACATCGCCATCATG GCTGCGGCGAGACATCACTGCAACTACCTGGTGTACCTGCACTCAGCCCAGTTCCTGAGGGTGGGCGGGGACCCTCTGTGGTTGCAGGGTTTGGAGGCAGCGCCCCCTCGCCTTCGTCTCCTTGACCACATCAACAAGGTGCTGGCCCACCAACCCTGGCTCACTGCCTGCTCACACATCCAG ACGCTGCTAAAGTCGGGCGAGCAGTGCTGGTCGCTGGCTGAGCTGGTGCAGGCGGTGGTGATCCTGGCCCACTGCCACTCCCTCTGCAGCTTTGTGTTTGGATGCGACACAGACTCAGACTTTGTCCCTCTCTCCAAGTCTCCCAACGGTACCCCGCCGACCTTCTGCCCCTTTGATGCTGCCAACGGCAACACCAACGTGCCTCAGTCGCTCGCCACTCCCTCCGAACACATAGCACGAAGACGG TCTCTGGACTCCAGCTGTGACATGGTGTGTCTCAAGGAGCGGATTCAGAAGTCCCAGGAGGAGCGCGAGAAGAAAGAAGAGCGCctgctgcagacacaaacactccAGCAAACAG atatggaggaagaggaggagatgatgtgCTTCACAGACCCGACGCATTTCATCACGGACCCCGACTTGTGTTATCAGGAGTTCGCTCGTAGGGAGGAGGACCACTTTCAAGTATTTAGAGTTCAG GACTATTCATGGGAGGACCACGGCTTCTCCTTAGTCAACAGGTTGTATTCGGACATCGGGCACCTCCTGGACGACCGATTCAGGAGTGTGACCACCCTCCCCTCGATGCACAGCCCCGACCTGAAGAGGGCCATCTGGAATTACATCCATTGCGTGTTAGGAATACG GTATGATGATTATGATTACGGAGAAGTGAACCAGTTGCTCGAGCGAGATTTGAGGCTGTACATCAAGTCTGTGGCCTGTTTTCCCGATGCCACCAAAACTCCAGTGTGTCCGCTGAGTTTGGCTCCTCTTAAAACTTCAGAACGG atACACGTTAATTTACTAATCATGGAGGCCCGGCTGCAGGCTGAGCTGCTATACGCTCTGAGAGCCATCACTCAGTACATGATTGCCTAA